The Oscillatoria salina IIICB1 genome includes the window TGAAATCAACTTCTCAAGCATCAACCATTTCAAAACAGTGCGATTGTTCGTCAAATATCAGCGCAATTTTTTGGCAGCAATGGCAGCAGTATCGAGATTATCTCTATTATTGCTGTATTAAGTGGATGGGAGGAAACCCGACGGATGCGGAAGAAGCGCTTTCGCAGGCGATGCTGAAAGCTTGGGAGAAGATGCAAAAGTATGCGGGAAAAATTACTAATTTTAAGTCTTGGTTAACAAGTCTAACTCATAATCTTTGCGTGGATATTCATCGAAAACGCAGTCGGGGTGCAAATCAAGTTGAGGATATCGAAGCAATTCCAGAGGAAAAAAGACTGGTATTGCTTGAGGATACACCAGAAATCGCAATGGAAACTGATGAGAAAAGGGTTGTCATTCGCTGCGCTATTGATAACTTACCCCCCAGGTTACGCCAGACATTTATCCTGCACTTTTATGAAGAACTTTCTCATCAAGAGATTGCCCAACAGCAAGATATTTCCTACCCGAATGTTTGCAAGCGCATCTCCGAGGCGCGGAAGATTTTGCGAGAGGAGTTGAGGGAATATTTTCTGGGAGAGGATCGGCATAAATCTGTGCGACATTTTACCGTCAATCTAGGTTTTGAGATTAACAGCCTTTCAGAAATTGACCTGGGCAATCGTCTTAAGGTTGTCAAATCTGGATCGGAGCTGGAAAAAGGTGCAAAAACCGCACCCCAGGCAAAGATCGGAAACGTAAGCAACTAACTTGTTTGCAAAAGAAAAGGACTAATGAATATGGCTACTGAATCGAAAAGACTTTGGGCTATCCAAGAAGACGGGCGTTGGACTCGTTGGGCGCCAGAATATCGTCGCTGGGATCTTTACAGCGAACCCCGGAAAGATATTTTCGCCGATCCTACTACTGGAGAGGCTTGTTACTTTGTCAATCCTGATGGTAGCGTAGGTTGGCGTAACGTCGATCGCGACAAAAACGAAACTTTTCCAGGGATTAAAGCTGTAAAAATTACCGTCGGCGGCGATAATCGTCTTTGGGCAATTCAAGAAAACGGGCGTTGGACTCGTTGGGCGCCAGAATATCGTCGCTGGGATCTTTACAGCGAATTCCGGAAGGATATTTTTGCCGATCCTACTACTGGAGAGGCTTGTTACTTTGTCAATCCTGATGGTAGCGTAGGTTGGCGTAACGTCGATCGCGACAAAAACGAAACTTTTCCAGGAATTAAAGCTGTAAAAATTACCGTCGGCGGCGATAATCGTCTTTGGGCTATCCAAGAAGACGGGCGTTGGACTCGTTGGGCGCCAGAATATCGTCGCTGGGATCTTTACAGCGAAGCGCGAAAGGATATTTTCGCCGATCCCACTACTGGAGAGGCTTGTTACTTTGTCAATCCTGATGGTAGCTTAGGTTGGCGTAACGTCGATCGCGACAAAAACGAAACTTTTCCAGGGATTAAAGCCCTACAAATTAGCGTTGGCGGATGAACATAGAAGCTTTCGTGGAATTCAAGCTCAACTCTGAGTAATACGTTCAGCAATTTCTTACGCCATAGGTTCGGTAGTACCAGCCTTTTTAACTGGAGTGCGATCGCCCTCTCTAGCAGCCAGATAACTGTTTGCCCGATCGCGCGATCGCACTCTAAAAATTCAGATCTAGACTTCAGCAAGCGTCTTCAAGAAAAATTAGCCAAGGCGTTAACTGAAAAACCAACTTTTGAGGGAACACCATGACGTTCAAAATTCTCAGTTTAGATGGTGGCGGTATTCGTGGAGTTTTATCCGCAACAATTCTCAAGGAAGTAGAGACAACAATAAGAGAAAAGAAGGGACAGGAATTACATGAATATTTTGACTTGATTGCCGGTACATCTACTGGCTCAATTCTAGCGGCGAGTATTGCCTGTCAATTGAAGGCTGAAGAGATGATTAGTCTCTACCTGAATGAGGGGAAAAATATCTTCCTCGAGTCGGTACGTTGCCAGAGGAAATGGAGGCTGTTAGGTAGATTTTTCGGAAGTCAGGTATTATATCCCCACGAATGCGGAGAACGGGGATTAGTTAATGTTTTGAAAAAATATTTGATTCATCCAGGGTTGGGTAAATCTCCGACAATTGCTGAGATTAAAAAACCACAGCTTTTGCTCCTGGCTTATGACGTTTTATCGCGAAATACAACCTGGTTTGCGAATGATGACCCAACAGAATGGTACTACAAGAATAATCTTGAATTATGGAAAATATGCACTGCTTCTGCTTCAGCGCCAACTTTTTTCCCTCCTTATAATGTTCCCTACAATTCTGAGGACTTTCTTCCTCACATTGATGGTGGGGTAGCGGCTAATAACCCAGAGTTGGCGGCGATCGCTCATGCTTTATCTATGGAAAAAAATGGCAAGCTCAATGCTAAGATAGACGAAATTGCTGTTCTCTCCATTGGAACGGGTAAAACAACTAATCCTTATACCTACGATCAAATCAAAAATTGGGGACTTCTAGAGTGGGTAACGAACATCCCAAATATTTTCTTAGACCCTCCTGCGGAAAATTCTGAGTACATTTCTCGTCGTATCTTGATGGGGATAAGCAATCAAAATTATCTGCGTTTGGATTTCGATCTCAACGAGCGCTTTGAGGAAACAAGACAGCCAGGTAAACTGCGGAAATTGCTAAAAAAACCTTATAATAAATACATTTACCAAAAGACCCACAAGATAGAAAAAATCAACGAAGATATTGACAATCCTGACAATTCTCCCAAGCTGAAAGAAGCTGCCGAATGTTATCTTGATTACGGAGAAATAATCAATTATCCGTGTAAAGGAAAAAAGGTTCCCGTGCGGTGTGCAATTCAAAAGTTTATCGAGTGTCATTAGGGATTAAACTTTTAGCAAAGCAGACTTTCGGTGACAGCACTTAACTCCTACATTTCCTTAAATCTGTAAACTTTCTTGCGGCAAAACTCGATTTAGTTTCCCGCTACGATACCCTTCTAAGTCAAGGGTGACAAAGAGAAATCCGTATTCTTGAAATACTGATACCAAATTTGGCAGGTCTGTACTATTGACAAAATCAGTAATTTGTGCAGGTGGCAATTCAATCCGGGCAGTATCTCCTTCGGAACGAACGCGAAGGTTATTCCAGCCGAGTTTACGCAAATATACCTCAGCCCGTCCCACTCGTTGCAGTTTCGCCACAGTAATTTCTTCACCGTAAGGAAAACGCGAACTCAAACAAGGTTGGGCTGGTTTTTCCCACCAAGGAAGTCCGAGTTGCCGAGATAGTTGACGAACTTCGCTTTTTGCGATCCCTACTTCAGCTAAGGGAGAGATTGCGCCGCGTTCTTTTGCTGCTTGGATACCAGGGCGATAATCTTGTAAATCGTCAGCATTAACACCGTCGATGACATAAGGATAACCTCTTTTGAGGGCGAGAGGTTTGAGGGTGTCGTGAAGTTCGCTTTTACAGAAATAGCAGCGATTAACTGGGTTGGAGGTATAGTTAGGATTATCCATTTCTCCGGTAGAGACAATTTCGTGCTTAATTCCGATGTAAGCTGCTTGCATGGTAGCATCTTCGAGTTCTTCCGGTAAGAGGGAAGGAGAAACAGCAGTGATGGCGATCGCGCGATCGCCAAGCACATCGTAAGCTACCTTGGCTACCAAGGTACTATCAACTCCTCCAGAATAGGCGATCAAAGCCCGATCCATTTCTGCAAATAAATTTTTTAGTCGTGTTAGTTTTACTGTTAATAGTTTTGTTTCTTCGTTCATAAAAATTGTTTTTTGGTATTTAGTCGTTGACAGTTATCGGTTAGCACGTAGCCGCAGTTACCAGTGACCAGTTTATTCGCTAATTGCTTCTTGTCTCCAATCTCTACTCTCTACTAATAACTGATAACTGATAACCCTAATCCCTTACATTTTCCCAGTTTCGTTTCGGTAAATATAAAGTAAAACAACTACCTTTCCCTGGTTCTGAAGTCGCCGTGAGATCGCCACCGTGTAACCTTGCCAATTCGCGAGATAAAGCCAAACCTAAACCTGTTCCTTTATGTTTCCGATGTAGATGAGTTTTAATTTGACGATAGGGTTGAAATAAAGTTTTTAAATCAGCTTGATTAATTCCAATCCCCGTATCAACTACCGAAAATAGTAGCATTTTTTCTTGTTGGCTTACTTTGAGGATAACCGATCCTGCTTCAGTAAACTTAATTGCGTTAGAAAGCAAATTAACTAAAATCTGTTTTAATCTTCGCTGATCGGCAATACAGATTCCTATTTCTGGAGCTATTTCTAAACTTAATTCTAAATTACCTTCTCTCGCTTTTTCCTGAACTACCGATATTGATGCCAAACAAATTTCTTCAACTGGCACTCTTTCCAGAAATAATTCTTCTCGTTTGGCTTCAATTTTCGATAAATCTAACAAATCGTTAATTAAGGATAAAAGATGATCGCCACAAGAATGTAAGGCATTCATATATTGCATTTGCTTGTCGTTTAATGGACCGTAAAGTTGATCCATCAAAACGCGAGAAAATCCCAAAATTCCTGTTAAGGGAGTACGCAATTCGTGACTCATCTGGGAGAGAAAAACACTTCTCGATCGATTTGCCTCTTCCATTGCTTGATTGCGTTGCTTGATTTGCTCTTCTAAATGATAGTAATTTTGGGCATAATCGATCGCGATCGCTGTTTGATTCGCAATTGTTTCAATTGTTACGATCTCCTCTTGACTAAATTGCTTTTCCCTGCTATCTAATTCCAAGATAAAACCACCAATGAAACGATCTCGCAGCAAGATTGGAACCCAAACAAAAGCCGTATTTTGCTGTTGTTCTGCTTCTAGTGTACTTAAAGACGATCGAAAACTCAATTCGGTACAAGCCGTACGATTAGAAGCTTGGAAAACCTTTCCTAAGCGAAATTGAGAATTAGCATCGAATAATTCTGGACAGTGAGAGGGCGAAATTTTTTTTCCGAGGAGAGAAGGAATTTGCTGATTTTTGCGCCACTCTTGACAAAACTGAAATTCTCCGTTTTTTTCCAGAAAAATAATTACGCGGTCAACCTCAAAACTCCGACCAACTTGTTGTCCAATTTGCTGTAATACTTCCCTTGGTTCAAGTTGAGAATTAACCACCTTACTAATCTTATTAATCAGTTTTTCTCGGCGATTTTCCTCTGCTATTTTTCCGGCAATTTCCCTTTGATAAATTGCAATTACACATTGAATAGCCACCCCATTAACTACTTCTAAAATATCTTCTTTCCATTCATAGTTGCGATCGTTACAATAAAGAACAATTCCACCTATTTTTAACTGTTGATATTGTAAAGGCATCAAAAGCAAAGAGCGCATTGGCACATCTTGCGACATTGCTTTTAAAACTGCTGGCGTACTCTCATCAATTATATTAAAAACAAGCGGTTTTCTAGAAATCAACTCGGAATTATAGGCAGGATTAATTAAATAAATTTTTTCGCAAATATTTTCTCTCTGCCGAGCTGCTTGGGAAACATAACAAATCCGAACTTTATCTGGAGAAACAAAACGAAAAAGCAGACACCCATTTACTGGGAAACTTTCGGCGAGTAAATTAACAGTAGTTTGCAGGATTTCATCCAATACTCGATTATCCCGCATTTTTTCCATAATACGTTTAATAATTACCTGCTGTTGTATTTGTTTATCTAAGTAATTCGAGTTAAGTTTTTCTTGTTGTTTAGTTGCCGCCTTGGCTAGGGAACGTCGCAAAACTTGGGGCAAGCAAAACAATTTTTCTTGCAAAACGTAATCTTCAATTCCTGCTTTCATTAATTGAACTGCAACTTCTTCTCCCAAAGCCTTCGTAATCAAAATTAAGGGAATTGTTGGTTGAAAATGCTCTAAAATAGCTAATAGATTGAGCAGAGATGCCACCCTTTCTTTTGCCGTCCGATAATACAACACAGCATGGTAGGATTTTCGAGGCAAAGAAGATTGAGAAGCTACCTGGGGTGTAGCAACATCGTAGGTAAAGTTAATTCCATCTGCTGTCAAAACCTCAGCGATCGGGCTGACATCAGAAATTATTTCTGCAACAATTAATAAATGCACTTTCGGTGCTAGTTGCGAGCTTAATTGAGGCTGGAGCATTAGCCAAGAGCAATCTAACATGAAAATACCTCTCTGTGTCTCAAGAGGTGAGCGATACTACTTCGATCCTATCTGGAAAATTGGCAATTATCAGGTCGATTTGTCTCCAGTTTAGTTATTTAGTAGCTACTAATCGCATCTCCCCTGTAAGTAAAAACTGCTTGTGGGATCAAAACTGACGGCGAGAGAAAATACCAATCGCGATCGCCAGTAGCACTACTGTATAAACTAACCCATAAAGGGCATCACTTAGCAAGTCTGGTACTGGTGGTAATAAACCGTAAACTGCTTCGTTTCTCAGATTCAGTCTCGATAAATCGGGTAAAACTAAATATAGGGCGGAGGTAAAAAATTGTATACTTTCATTTTCACTGAGATTACCCAACTCGACCAAATCGCGGCTGAAATGTCCCATTAAATAGATCCCGAAAGCGAGCAAGGTGGCGAGTAGGGAACTGGTAAATACACCAAATACCATTGCCGCCGCTACTAGCAAAATCAGTTCCAGAAACAAGAAAACGATCGATACGAGGATACTCACTAAAGGGAAATCTATCTGTCCCCAAACCAGCAATCCGAAGTAAATGAGGCTCATTACCGTTACTAATACCGCCAAAACACCTGCTAATCCGAGATGTTTGCCGATAATAAACTCAGCCCGACTAATCGGTTTGGGAATTAGTACCAAAACCGTACGTTTTTCAATTTCTTTATTAATCAGTCCAGTTCCGACAAAGATCGCCACTACTGGGCTTAGGAGTCCGATCGCACCTAAGCCCAGATCCAAAAATATTTTATTTTCTGTCGTGGCGGCAATTTCCGGTAGTAGTCGCAACGCGATCGCGAGTAACAAGGCAAAAAAACCAATCAAATATAAGACGCGATCGCGGATCGTTTCCTGAAATCCATTGGCGGCGATCGCCCAGATTCTTACTATATTCATCTTTTCTTCATTATTAATTCACTTTTTAGTCAAATTTTCCGTTCTTATTTAATTAACTATCCCATCCTTTAATAATCGTCTGGTCGCAGTTAACATATTTTGCTTCTCTAGTTTCTGTCAATTCCTCAGTTATCTCCTCAGTGATATCTGAATTTAGTGGATCGGGACTCAATTCGCAAGTCCTTTCTATATAATACCGTTCCGATCCAGAGCGAGGTCCTTCCCAAACGATCCGAAAGACTACACTCTCCTCTGACTGGAATGGTGGTTGCTTCTGCTCAATTTGCCATAATTCATTTTCAGGACTGGGAGGTAAGTTCTTTCGCGCTTCCTCAATTACTGCGTCTAACTGTTCTTTTTTTCCTGGTTCTCTGAGCCATTCTTGAACTTCTGTCCAACTTTTATTTTGCAATCTTTTATTTAATTCATCCTCAATTAAATCTAAAATTATCAACCCTCTTGGTAAAGTTTTTACTGGGAAATTAACTCTAGTCACAAAAGCACTTTTCTGAAAACTATCTGCCAAAATCGTCGGATAATTTTCCACCCAACCTTGAGTTAGAAAAAAGAATTGAAGCCAACAACTAATAATTAATTGACTACCTATTAAAATTACTATTTTTTGTCTGTCGGCTCCTGGTGGAGGTCGAAAATTAAATTTTTGGTCAAAAAAAGCAGCAGAAGAAGCTAGTATTGCCGAAAGAGTCGGCCAAATTACCCAACCTACTTCTTCGAGGTTATCTGTCAAGTCCCAAAAGATAAAAAGGCAGATTAAACCCCCTGTTAACCAAGGTCCAAAAGACCAAGAATTTTCTTTGGCTATCCAGCTAACGCCAATAATTAAAAAAATCCAACCCCAACTAGAAATAAATTGGCTCACTGCATTAGTTGCTAGCCAAGACATAAAAGCCGAAAATAAACTCAGCAAAATCATTGTTTGCCAGCAATAAGCGCAAGGAGGTCTCATGCGCTTTTCGATGATTAGCCAAATGTTGGTTAAGTTTTTCATTACTATTTACTCAGTAATTTGGAGGATGAATAAAATTGCTAAAATGAGCGTGTAACTTAGTCCGTTTGCTATAATAATAGCTGAAACTTTGCTCGGTTCTGTTTTGAGAAAAGCAACGGTAATTCTTTTTTTGAGGATGACCGATCGCCCCGTCGCTTCAGGATCTGATTCGTGTTCTTCTGAGGTTTGAATTAAGGCTTCTAGTAAATCAAGTAATTTTAGCTCAATCAAACAAATTAAGAAAAAGAAGATGACGCAACTCAGGAAAATAGTTTGGTACACTGACCATACTTCACCAGAAGATCCATAAAAATTGTTGAAGTAAATAAAACTGATAAAATTCAACTCAAGAAAGTTATTTTCGGAAACTGGAAGCAGAAAAAATAGTAACCAACCAATGAAGGTAGAATAAAGATTAATCGAAATTGAGTATTCTATCGAAGTTTTGCGGGTCAAATTTAGTTGTTTATGCAAAACAAATCCTTCTAGGGCAATGGCGAGCAAAAGTAAGACAGATTGCACTAAAATAGTTGGCAATGGCAAAATTAATGATGGCATCAGTTTTCTCCGGAATTTTTAATTTTCTAGTTGTCGATCTTTAGTTATTTATTCTCAGTTATCTGCTAGATAAGTTAGGTATTTATTAATTTAATTTGACAAAGAATAAATAATGTGTTAATTTATTCATTTGTAAAGCTCGATTAGGAGTGACGGGAACTATATATCTTTCAAAAAGATGAAATTAAAAGGTATATTGGTTGTCAAGATTCTCGACTGACAAAATCACCAGATGAGAGGGGTAAAATCCTCAGTTGTGGGCTTATTCAAGGTGGATAAGCTTCGAGGAAAAAGATGGATAGTCGATCAAAGCTGATGGAATAATAATATCATCAGCTTTTCAGCATTTATCTTAACGTTAAATTAAAAATTATCGGGTAAGGGTGATGCTGAATTAAGGAAAGGGGAAGAATGACAAGAAACGGGATTGGAATTCGTACTGCACAAGCAAAGTCTGAACGTTTAAGCGGGCAGATTCATGTTTATGATGGATTAGGGAAAGGTAAGTCTCAAGCAGCATTGGGAGTAGTCTTACGTTCGATTGGTTTAGGAATAGACAGAAAACTCGGAAGTAGAGTTTTGTTGCTGCGATTTCTCAAAGGACCGGGAAGGGTTAATGATGAAGATGCGGCGATCGCCTCTTTTTGCTAGAAAACTGTTATCCTGGATGAACTTAAGCCCGCACCAGCTAATCAAATCTGATTGCTACTGACAAATTTGGTCGCTATTGATACCAAAATTAAATAAGAGATAACTTATCCTTTTATTGAGGAACTTTCGCTAAAGCATCGCGTACTAGATCGACACCAGCATTAGGAAGATGTGCATTTTCACTCAGATGTCGCTTCCATGCTTTTGTCCCCGGTTTACCAGTAAATAATTGCAGTAGATGACGAGTAATCGAATGTAATTTCAGCCCTTTTCCTACCCAAAAATCAATATAAGGAAACATCGCTTCCACAACTTCGTGACGGGTGGGAGGGACAATTTCTGCACCGAAAATCTCACTATCGCTGCTAGCAAACAAATAAGGATTGTCATAAGCAGCGCGTCCAATCATCACCGCATCTACTAATTGTAACTGTTCTTGCACCTGCTGCAAACAAGTGAAACCCCCATTAATTTCGATCCACAAATGAGGAAATTCTTGCTTCAAACGATGCACATCATGATAACGTAGAGGTGGGATATTGCGGTTTTCTTTTGGACTCAAACCTTGTAACCAAGCTTTGCGTGCGTGAATAGTAAAACCTTGACAACCAGCTTGTGAAACAACACGGACAAAATTGACCAAATCCTCGTAGCGATCGCGTTCATCAACCCCAATTCTATGTTTAACTGTAACTGGTAAGCTAGTCGCTTTTTGCATAACTTCCACCGCATCAGCCACTAACTTTGGTTGTAACATCAAACAAGCACCAAAATTCCCATTTTGCACCCTCGAACTAGGACAACCTACATTCAAATTTACCTCATTATAACCCCAATCCTCAGCAATACGAGCGCATTCAGCCAAATCGTAAGGATTATCCCCACCCAACTGTAAAGAAAGCGGCTTTTCCTCAGTCGAAAAATCCAACAACTTCGCACGATTTCCATGAATAATCGCCGCCGTCGTAATCATTTCCGTATATAGTAAAGTATAGCGAGTAATCTGCCGCATAAAATACCGAAAATGACGATCCGTGCGATCCATCATCGGCGCAACACTCAAAGGATAAACTCGTCCTTCCCCTACCTTATTTTCCCCTAACTTTTCTTCACAAACAACCATGCAATTCCCGATTTCAAATTAAAAATTTCCGCTAAATCTACACCCAAAAAAACCAACAGCAATATCTCCAGTTTACCTTCCCAAAACCAACAAACCAAAACTAAAACATAACATCCCCTTTGCGCGAGAAAACCTTACCTAACAGCCTTCATCGACAAACTAATGCGCTTGAGTTGTTGATTAACCTCCAAGACGCGCACCTTAACCACCTCACCCACCTTAACAATTGTATTTGGATCTGACACAAAGCGATCGCTAAGTTGCGAAATATGCACCAACCCATCTTGATGCACCCCCACATCCACAAACGCACCAAAATTAACCACATTCGTCACCACACCTTCCAACTCCATTCCCTCCCGCAAATCAGTAATCTCATTTACACCTTCCTTAAACCTCGCATATTCAAACTCAGCGCGAGGATCTCGACCTGGCTTTTTCAACTCATCAAGAATATCCTCTAAAGTAGGCAAACCCACCTTCTCAGTAACGTATTTTTCCAGATTTAGCGAGTTTAACTTACTAGCATATTGACCAACATTTGTCAAATTAAAATTCAGATCCCGAGCAATATTTTCTACCACCGAATAACTTTCCGGATGCACTGCGGTATTATCCAAAGGATTTTCTCCCTCCCGAATGCGTAAAAAGCCCGCCGCTTGTTCAAAAGCCTTCGGACCAAGCTTCGACACCTTCAACAATTGGCGACGATTTCTAAACACACCTTTATCATCACGGTAAGCAACAATATTTTTCGCAATTGTCGGCGTAATTCCCGACACATAAGTCAGCAACTCACCCGAAGCCGTATTCAAATCCACACCCACATAATTCACGCAACTTTCAACAGTTTCCTCTAACTTCTTCTTCAGCAATTTTTGGTCAACATCATGCTGATATTGCCCCACACCAATCGATTTCGGGTCAATTTTTACTAACTCAGCCAACGGATCTTGCAAACGGCGACCAATACTAATTGCCCCGCGTACAGTAACATCTAAATCAGGAAATTCCGCCTTCGCCACCTCACTAGCCGAATAAACCGAAGCCCCCGACTCATTCACCATTACTTTAATCGGTTTTCGCTCCAACTTCGCCAACACTTCGCCGATAAATTGATCAGTTTCCCGCGAAGCAGTCCCATTTCCAATCGCAATTAACTCAACCTCATACTTGTTAATTAAATTAGCAACAGTTACCGCCGCTTGAGCGCGTTTGGCTTCCCCAGTATGGGGAAAAATCGCTTGATATTCGAGAAACTTTCCCGTTTGGTCAAGAATAGCAACCTTACAACCAGTACGAAAACCAGGGTCAATTGCCATCGTCGGTTTCATACCTGCGGGAGCAGACAAAAGTAAGTTGCGTAAATTGCTTTCAAAAGTCGTAATTGACTCCAAATCTGCATACTCTTTGCGTT containing:
- a CDS encoding RNA polymerase sigma factor codes for the protein MKSTSQASTISKQCDCSSNISAIFWQQWQQYRDYLYYCCIKWMGGNPTDAEEALSQAMLKAWEKMQKYAGKITNFKSWLTSLTHNLCVDIHRKRSRGANQVEDIEAIPEEKRLVLLEDTPEIAMETDEKRVVIRCAIDNLPPRLRQTFILHFYEELSHQEIAQQQDISYPNVCKRISEARKILREELREYFLGEDRHKSVRHFTVNLGFEINSLSEIDLGNRLKVVKSGSELEKGAKTAPQAKIGNVSN
- a CDS encoding patatin-like phospholipase family protein, which translates into the protein MTFKILSLDGGGIRGVLSATILKEVETTIREKKGQELHEYFDLIAGTSTGSILAASIACQLKAEEMISLYLNEGKNIFLESVRCQRKWRLLGRFFGSQVLYPHECGERGLVNVLKKYLIHPGLGKSPTIAEIKKPQLLLLAYDVLSRNTTWFANDDPTEWYYKNNLELWKICTASASAPTFFPPYNVPYNSEDFLPHIDGGVAANNPELAAIAHALSMEKNGKLNAKIDEIAVLSIGTGKTTNPYTYDQIKNWGLLEWVTNIPNIFLDPPAENSEYISRRILMGISNQNYLRLDFDLNERFEETRQPGKLRKLLKKPYNKYIYQKTHKIEKINEDIDNPDNSPKLKEAAECYLDYGEIINYPCKGKKVPVRCAIQKFIECH
- the larE gene encoding ATP-dependent sacrificial sulfur transferase LarE — encoded protein: MNEETKLLTVKLTRLKNLFAEMDRALIAYSGGVDSTLVAKVAYDVLGDRAIAITAVSPSLLPEELEDATMQAAYIGIKHEIVSTGEMDNPNYTSNPVNRCYFCKSELHDTLKPLALKRGYPYVIDGVNADDLQDYRPGIQAAKERGAISPLAEVGIAKSEVRQLSRQLGLPWWEKPAQPCLSSRFPYGEEITVAKLQRVGRAEVYLRKLGWNNLRVRSEGDTARIELPPAQITDFVNSTDLPNLVSVFQEYGFLFVTLDLEGYRSGKLNRVLPQESLQI
- a CDS encoding GAF domain-containing sensor histidine kinase, translated to MLDCSWLMLQPQLSSQLAPKVHLLIVAEIISDVSPIAEVLTADGINFTYDVATPQVASQSSLPRKSYHAVLYYRTAKERVASLLNLLAILEHFQPTIPLILITKALGEEVAVQLMKAGIEDYVLQEKLFCLPQVLRRSLAKAATKQQEKLNSNYLDKQIQQQVIIKRIMEKMRDNRVLDEILQTTVNLLAESFPVNGCLLFRFVSPDKVRICYVSQAARQRENICEKIYLINPAYNSELISRKPLVFNIIDESTPAVLKAMSQDVPMRSLLLMPLQYQQLKIGGIVLYCNDRNYEWKEDILEVVNGVAIQCVIAIYQREIAGKIAEENRREKLINKISKVVNSQLEPREVLQQIGQQVGRSFEVDRVIIFLEKNGEFQFCQEWRKNQQIPSLLGKKISPSHCPELFDANSQFRLGKVFQASNRTACTELSFRSSLSTLEAEQQQNTAFVWVPILLRDRFIGGFILELDSREKQFSQEEIVTIETIANQTAIAIDYAQNYYHLEEQIKQRNQAMEEANRSRSVFLSQMSHELRTPLTGILGFSRVLMDQLYGPLNDKQMQYMNALHSCGDHLLSLINDLLDLSKIEAKREELFLERVPVEEICLASISVVQEKAREGNLELSLEIAPEIGICIADQRRLKQILVNLLSNAIKFTEAGSVILKVSQQEKMLLFSVVDTGIGINQADLKTLFQPYRQIKTHLHRKHKGTGLGLALSRELARLHGGDLTATSEPGKGSCFTLYLPKRNWENVRD
- a CDS encoding ABC transporter permease, with the translated sequence MNIVRIWAIAANGFQETIRDRVLYLIGFFALLLAIALRLLPEIAATTENKIFLDLGLGAIGLLSPVVAIFVGTGLINKEIEKRTVLVLIPKPISRAEFIIGKHLGLAGVLAVLVTVMSLIYFGLLVWGQIDFPLVSILVSIVFLFLELILLVAAAMVFGVFTSSLLATLLAFGIYLMGHFSRDLVELGNLSENESIQFFTSALYLVLPDLSRLNLRNEAVYGLLPPVPDLLSDALYGLVYTVVLLAIAIGIFSRRQF
- a CDS encoding DUF5357 family protein is translated as MKNLTNIWLIIEKRMRPPCAYCWQTMILLSLFSAFMSWLATNAVSQFISSWGWIFLIIGVSWIAKENSWSFGPWLTGGLICLFIFWDLTDNLEEVGWVIWPTLSAILASSAAFFDQKFNFRPPPGADRQKIVILIGSQLIISCWLQFFFLTQGWVENYPTILADSFQKSAFVTRVNFPVKTLPRGLIILDLIEDELNKRLQNKSWTEVQEWLREPGKKEQLDAVIEEARKNLPPSPENELWQIEQKQPPFQSEESVVFRIVWEGPRSGSERYYIERTCELSPDPLNSDITEEITEELTETREAKYVNCDQTIIKGWDS
- the fraC gene encoding filament integrity protein FraC; the encoded protein is MPSLILPLPTILVQSVLLLLAIALEGFVLHKQLNLTRKTSIEYSISINLYSTFIGWLLFFLLPVSENNFLELNFISFIYFNNFYGSSGEVWSVYQTIFLSCVIFFFLICLIELKLLDLLEALIQTSEEHESDPEATGRSVILKKRITVAFLKTEPSKVSAIIIANGLSYTLILAILFILQITE
- a CDS encoding cob(I)yrinic acid a,c-diamide adenosyltransferase, with protein sequence MTRNGIGIRTAQAKSERLSGQIHVYDGLGKGKSQAALGVVLRSIGLGIDRKLGSRVLLLRFLKGPGRVNDEDAAIASFC
- the dusA gene encoding tRNA dihydrouridine(20/20a) synthase DusA; the protein is MVVCEEKLGENKVGEGRVYPLSVAPMMDRTDRHFRYFMRQITRYTLLYTEMITTAAIIHGNRAKLLDFSTEEKPLSLQLGGDNPYDLAECARIAEDWGYNEVNLNVGCPSSRVQNGNFGACLMLQPKLVADAVEVMQKATSLPVTVKHRIGVDERDRYEDLVNFVRVVSQAGCQGFTIHARKAWLQGLSPKENRNIPPLRYHDVHRLKQEFPHLWIEINGGFTCLQQVQEQLQLVDAVMIGRAAYDNPYLFASSDSEIFGAEIVPPTRHEVVEAMFPYIDFWVGKGLKLHSITRHLLQLFTGKPGTKAWKRHLSENAHLPNAGVDLVRDALAKVPQ